In Perca fluviatilis chromosome 3, GENO_Pfluv_1.0, whole genome shotgun sequence, the following proteins share a genomic window:
- the ahctf1 gene encoding protein ELYS isoform X2, with protein MHDLTAQVTSSLLPFPGVTIDAIGEDEITLDSVLHGKFTVGRSGLAWLACGPHLEVVHAVTGERLSAYCFSGGGEHPPGVLAARDFSWLKRSGLLVGLEEAEGSVLCLYDLGLSRVVKAVVIPGRITAIEPLVSYGGASTLTQHLHQSLRWFFGIAAVVTDLGHVLLVDLCLDDLSCSQSELEASDLQVVTKSPQEIPRLREVSTRQGRHLCLQLNGPSGVGATALQYISRTNQLAVGFSDGFLQLWNMKTLKKEYHSQLEGGRVPVHAFTFQEPENDPRNCCYLWAVQSSQDLEGDMVSLRLLQLAFSERKCLASGKILYEGLEYCEERYSQELSGTAFPLRAQATNTRLLSCQTIEKFRPHPDRDDSMNEVASPDTSVSIFSWQVKAYGQGTPSTFIGVFDINRWYHAQMPDSLRTGESLQNCPYLAVWSLDRVVQMLSQHVLLDVLVHDRSLSRGLPFTCPPPEQYFNPTTYNFDATCLLNSGIVHLTCSGYQKETLSFLKKAAPCSSDIISTSYSRCLMSGLLSSRLADSQASSLSQEQQLEAILSTAVETSSLGLITGCIKQWTAEEQPGSALNLRYILDWAWNKVVQTKEELDGICAPLFDSSSNFTDPQTMQLLQHSQRLLSNLSTIFHCLLSEAQELTQKGLVGLMNKNLVSSLISKYAQVVLWFCRTGLLPEGSDDDALQISRPFYTHSVISNYYTIRREELTRLAKGKWCADCLMIDGLVRQCGERLTNLWKRDENGTGQYPPPTLHALLDIYLLDHIDEAAKHAIVIYLLLDVMYSFPNKEGASVESFPPAFAIPIGLVKLVQGLWLLDHRDHQSSFELLLHPAASQCQFEWQHERVLQALMCQGQHAVALRYFHVMKPPISSTTQAKLCLSVLLHNGCLIEAWSLLRKHSNRLNMGELLGYLYESCQELGLIKELLKLPLGLTEQECLEKFLQGTGGLQNRELLMVHYLQQAKYIPALQLNHSLKMNLVNERDPKLKDRSNNRNLILDQYGKVLPRVQRKLAMERAKPYQHPYAIHREVSRPQPLSTITKRSVTEKVMSRAGFINNLLTKIEEVWLGKGATPQSSPAKSSGAADVQSPKSSSLAHSEPFLGTPITMTSKRKSRLMDLVVHPSCQTPRPLLSPLRPPSSWVSPQSTSKAPELSLLQTPQVVKRARALAASGRVFSAFTPQSILRSSLRPTPVATPSASPGRSITPPLRGKESRITFIEEAESPEPEKGIQWTNGMAAGSEISLLTRGSTPSKATHKTWSLPPAEEEEDEDEEGEKPHVKFLPPEDGIPSPQLRCFETESSSIHEVTAETRPSDATQQQLNLSFDTSQISVRSTDTTLEYYDAHLPGFSEDQEGEEGHPAAEKEEEVVTVNIKSPTENQEPEEKPLPTTEHTPLLTSEDIERVEGEVKEDETFEDVKEIALKKETNNMEEVQSKEDDEQDVESSSKHENAATLYQEETSSHNQVCNQVTESTDSGAEVQSPDLSEGQDVLTETNESTEFTDYLKPPAAIEPTNEPEEELDQSTDLTEFVQRHLFGNDRSPPLTRSGIHNASQTQTSFNSESLGEVEEEAQAAAEAPPAFTSQTSTASVTSSEPTGTDSHSVVSVNDSEELSSPVSEEEEEEDDDDDEEESDQAEEDEEEDEEEDSGSEVEIIEEVQGNGRLPALQPSSVFVQQGHAHFLPSLSEQEAAEFSLITPGAEIKMVEEDMEGDVVMVRLGEEEGEMKADEDEEQGSSYVELKPSSTILVPLELVEGQVGLLDSSQLGPPEIQQSMTDDPRSETQSGFSLVLDMDEDMDKDADTLPMENDLQSSDPPTLSPAVEAIDELMAKHEVILLGTDDQDPPLSGEVHEEDQRKEMDTLDGIEVNGPTESELADLQTENTEANHDDDDKEQSNAELVMSVEDHEPEGLSASEPSPGEELPAVMLVEDHEPEGLSASEPSPGEGLPAGMLAEDLEPEGLSASEPGPGEELPAVMLVEDHEPEGLSASEPSPGEELTAGMLAEDLEPDGLSASGPSPGEELPDGMLAKDHELMGLSASASSPLGELPAGMLAEAHEPEGLSASGPSPSEELPAVLLAEEHKQEGLFASGSSPVGELPAGMSSEDHEPEGLSASGPSPVGELPAIMLVEDHESAGISVSGPTPVGELLAVVHDKDSMAEKDAAEEEMVEEADKATPVLSALSEDQEEPEENGPVDMDTEITHINETETVVEEKPQDYKALAEKEEDNREEIKTEKETRRRTRGSLRKDKAVEEEKPVRQVFSSNSQPEEQPVPETPTSQRKKKAPSTPTRRTTRARAVTFISPLPEEPEEKEENGKVEEAETSTMLPASPSRTPRKSKPNKETKVQASTPRRSTRKAQPEPPKEELEEGDVDATSKVSSPARRRMTPTATTRTSQRTQNEEEDQEDEVTDAKVSRRTSSKTRTPAKSTPRKSSRKFCSSEVVSTPLMILEEEEEQLEDVVPPVKGNSRKRTESSETQPEESKIPSSPGRATRQSNRITLNIYPQSTRKREKREETITKNIKESGVLLEPEHHSNAGSTNSHRLTRNKLWDHDGEDLPLLDSPLEVDSETPVADALIRRLQDEEEKQEGAVVVTKMLRTSKRSSSYVRPKSSVEQVNSLLPVKDSLVPEPEEDESSPGEHSFIYSPSRRRTRAKRAESPGPSEDSAVPATRSSRRVVNDASVAPHDEIASEDLVEVEKAAGISKTRKAGKRTAKSKAVLEPPPIAEVDLISPLPSPADPRAQKRIKEGEAPTSSMNLRRKRIMDAVFTRPVTRRKKL; from the exons ATTACAGCTATTGAGCCGTTAGTGAGTTACGGCGGAGCAAGCACTTTGACCCAGCATCTTCACCAGAGTCTGCGCTGGTTCTTTGGCATTGCCGCCGTGGTAACGGATCTCGGTCATGTTCTGCTTGTGGACCTCTGTCTCGACGACTTGTCCTGCAGCCAAAGTGAACTGGAGGCTTCAG ACCTGCAGGTAGTGACCAAATCTCCTCAAGAGATCCCCAGGCTGAGAGAAGTCAGCACCAGACAAGGCAGACATCTTTGTCTCCAGCTGAATGGGCCTAGTGGAGTTGGAGCCACAGCTCTGCAGTACATCTCAAGGACCAACCAGCTGGCAGTGGGATTTTCAGATGGCTTTTTACAGCTGTGGAACATGAAGACTCTAAAGAAGGA ATACCACTCCCAGTTAGAGGGTGGCAGGGTGCCTGTGCATGCCTTCACCTTCCAAGAGCCAGAAAATGACCCTAGGAACTGTTGCTACCTCTGGGCTGTCCAGTCTTCTCAGGACCT tGAGGGAGATATGGTCAGCCTCCGCCTGCTTCAGCTGGCCTTCAGTGAAAGGAAGTGTCTAGCTTCTGGGAAGATCCTCTATGAG GGTCTGGAGTACTGTGAGGAACGTTACAGTCAGGAGTTAAGTGGCACAGCTTTCCCTCTCAGAGCCCAGGCCACCAACACCCGCCTGCTGAGTTGTCAGACCATCGAGAAGTTCCGACCCCATCCCGACAGGGATGACAGCATGAACGAAG TTGCATCTCCAGACACCAGTGTGTCTATCTTCAGCTGGCAAGTCAAGGCCTATGGTCAGGGAACCCCGTCTACCTTCATCGGGGTTTTTGACATCAACCGTTGGTACCACGCACAGATGCCAGACTCTTTGAG AACTGGAGAGTCTCTGCAAAATTGTCCCTACCTGGCAGTTTGGTCTCTGGACCGCGTAGTGCAGATGTTGTCTCAACACGTCCTCCTGGATGTTCTGGTGCACGACCGCAGCCTGAGCAGGGGCCTGCCCTTCACCTGCCCCCCACCAGAACAGTACTTTAACCCCACCACATATAACTTTG ATGCTACCTGCTTGCTCAATTCTGGAATTGTGCACTTAACCTGCTCTGGGTATCAGAAAGAG ACCCTGAGCTTTTTGAAGAAAGCGGCTCCTTGCTCCAGTGACATCATCTCTACTAGCTACTCTCGCTGTCTCATGTCTGGCCTACTCTCATCTCGCCTTGCTGACAGCCAGGCCTCCAGCCTCTCTCAG gagcagcagcTGGAGGCCATCTTGTCCACAGCGGTTGAGACCAGCTCCTTGGGACTGATAACTGGCTGTATCAAGCAGTGGACTGCAGAAG AACAACCTGGCTCTGCCCTGAACCTGCGCTACATCCTGGATTGGGCCTGGAACAAAGTGGTCCAGACCAAGGAGGAACTGGATGGCATCT gtGCACCGCTGTTTGACAGCTCGTCCAACTTCACAGACCCTCAGACCATGCAGCTGCTACAGCACAGCCAGAGACTCCTCAGTAACCTCAGTACTATCTTCCACTGTCTGCTCAGTGAAGCTCAGGAGCTTACACAAAAAG GCCTAGTGGGTCTGATGAACAAAAACCTGGTGTCCAGTCTGATTTCCAAGTACGCTCAGGTGGTGCTCTGGTTCTGTCGTACTGGTCTACTGCCTGAAGGATCAG ATGACGATGCTCTCCAGATCTCCAGGCCTTTCTACACTCACTCAGTCATCAGCAACTACTATACCATACGCAGAGAGGAGCTCACCAGGCTGGCTAA GGGCAAGTGGTGTGCAGACTGCCTGATGATTGACGGTTTGGTCAGACAATGTGGTGAACGCTTGACCAACCTGTGGAAGAGGGACGAGAATGGGACAGGGCAATACCCACCACCTACACTGCAT GCCTTGTTGGACATTTACCTACTGGACCACATTGATGAAGCTGCCAAACATGCAATC GTGATTTACCTGTTGCTGGATGTGATGTACTCCTTCCCCAATAAGGAGGGAGCATCAGTGGAGTCTTTCCCCCCAGCTTTTGCCATCCCTATTGGACTGGTGAAACTAGTACAAGGCCTCTGGCTGCTGGACCATCGTGACCACCAG AGTTCCTTCGAGTTGCTCTTGCATCCCGCTGCCTCTCAGTGTCAGTTTGAGTGGCAGCACGAGCGAGTCCTGCAAGCGCTGATGTGCCAGGGCCAACACGCAGTGGCTCTACGATACTTCCATGTTATGAAGCCCCCAATTTCCTCCACCACCCAGGCTAAACTCTGCCTGTCTGTACTGCTACACAACGG GTGTCTCATAGAGGCGTGGTCCTTACTTCGGAAGCACTCTAATCGCCTCAACATGGGAGAGCTGCTGGGCTATCTGTATGAGAGCTGCCAGGAGCTGGGCCTCATCAAGGAGCTGCTCAAACTGCCCCTGGGCCTCACTGAGCAG GAATGTTTGGAGAAGTTTCTCCAGGGTACAGGGGGTCTCCAGAACAGAGAACTGCTGATGGTTCATTACCTTCAGCAGGCCAAATACATTCCTGCCCTACAGCTCAACCACAGCCTCAAAATGAACCTGGTG AATGAGCGGGACCCAAAGCTTAAAGACCGATCCAACAACAGGAACTTGATATTGGATCAGTATGGCAAGGTTTTGCCGAGAGTCCAGAGGAAACTGGCAATGGAGAGAGCAAAGCCATACCAGCATCCCTACGCCATCCACAGAGAAG TTTCTCGGCCACAGCCACTGTCAACCATCACCAAACGCTCCGTCACTGAGAAGGTGATGTCGAGGGCCGGCTTCATCAACAATCTCCTGACCAAGATTGAGGAGGTGTGGTTAGGCAAAGGGGCTACACCACAGTCCTCCCCAGCCAAGAG CTCCGGCGCTGCTGATGTTCAGAGCCCCAAGTCCTCCTCCTTGGCCCATTCGGAGCCCTTCCTGGGAACTCCTATTACCATGACCTCCAAGCGGAAATCAAG GCTGATGGACTTGGTGGTTCACCCCTCCTGTCAAACACCTCGCCCTCTTCTCAGCCCCCTCAGACCTCCCAGCTCCTGGGTTTCTCCACAGAGCACCAGCAAGGCCCCTGAACTCAGTCTGCTGCAAACACCACAGGTTGTCAAG CGAGCTCGGGCCTTGGCTGCTTCTGGCCGTGTGTTCTCAGCCTTCACTCCCCAGTCCATCCTGCGCAGCAGCCTGAGGCCCACACCTGTCGCCACCCCATCTGCTTCTCCAGGGCGCTCCATCACCCCCCCACTCCGCGGCAAAGAGAGCCGGATCACCTTTATCGAAGAGGCAGAATCTCCTGAACCGGAGAAGGGCATCCAATGGACCAATGGG ATGGCAGCAGGCAGCGAGATTAGCTTGCTTACCAGAGGCTCTACGCCATCCAAGGCCACACATAAGACCTGGTCTTTACCGCCTGccgaggaggaagaggatgaagaCGAGGAAGGAGAAAAACCTCATGTGAAGTTTTTGCCTCCAGAAGATGGTATTCCCTCCCCACAGCTGAGATGCTTTGAGACAGAGTCATCCTCCATCCATGAAGTCACTGCAGAAACCAGACCATCAGATGCAACACAGCAACAACTTAACCTGAGCTTTGACACCAGCCAGATATCTGTCCGTTCAACAGACACCACTCTAGAGTATTATGATGCACATCTTCCTGGTTTCTCAGAGGAccaggaaggagaggaagggcATCCAGCTGCCGAGAAAGAAGAGGAGGTAGTTACGGTGAACATCAAAAGCCCAACTGAAAATCAAGAACCAGAGGAAAAGCCCTTACCAACCACTGAGCACACCCCTCTGCTGACATCGGAGGATATAGAGAGGGTAGAAGGAGAGGTAAAGGAAGATGAAACATTTGAGGATGTGAAAGAGattgctctgaaaaaggagACTAACAACATGGAAGAAGTTCAGTCTAAAGAGGATGATGAACAGGATGTTGAGTCAAGTAGCAAACATGAAAATGCTGCAACGTTATACCAAGAGGAGACGTCTAGTCACAATCAAG TTTGTAACCAGGTAACTGAGAGCACGGACTCTGGCGCTGAGGTCCAATCTCCGGATCTATCAGAGGGACAGGACGTCCTGACCGAGACCAATGAATCCACAGAGTTCACGGACTATCTGAAACCACCTGCAGCCATTGAACCCACAAATGAACCAGAAGAGGAACTGGATCAATCAACAG ATCTGACCGAGTTTGTGCAGAGGCATCTGTTTGGCAACGATCGGTCTCCTCCGCTCACCCGCTCTGGAATCCACAACGCATCACAGACCCAGACATCCTTCAACAG TGAGTCACTAGGTGAGGTTGAAGAAGAGGCGCAGGCAGCTGCTGAAGCTCCTCCAGCGTTCACCAGCCAGACATCTACTGCCTCTGTGACATCCTCCGAGCCAACTGGCACAGACTCCCACT CTGTTGTGAGTGTAAACGATAGTGAAGAACTTTCTAGCCCTGtgtctgaggaggaggaggaagaagatgatgatgatgatgaggaggagtcTGATCAAgctgaggaggatgaggaggaagatgaagaggaggactCTGGTAGTGAGGTGGAGATCATTGAGGAGGTCCAGGGTAATGGGAGGCTGCCAGCCCTTCAACCTAGTTCAGTCTTTGTACAACAGGGACACGCACACTTCCTGCCAAGTCTGTCAGAGCAGGAGGCTGCCGAGTTCTCTCTGATCACACCCGGTGCAGAGATAAAG ATGGtggaggaggacatggagggTGACGTGGTGATGGTGAGACTCGgggaagaagaaggagagatgAAGGCagatgaggatgaagagcaaGGATCATCATACGTGGAGCTCAAACCCTCTAGCACAATCCTGGTACCCCTGGAGCTTGTGGAGGGGCAGGTCGGCCTGCTCGATAGTTCTCAGCTGGGTCCTCCTGAGATTCAGCAAAGCATGACAGACGATCCAAGGTCTGAAACTCAGAGCGGCTTTTCTCTGGTGCTGGATATGGATGAGGACATGGATAAAGATGCAGACACGCTGCCTATGGAGAATGATCTGCAGTCCTCTGACCCTCCCACCCTGTCTCCAGCCGTGGAGGCTATTGACGAACTTATGGCCAAACATGAGGTTATACTTTTGGGTACAGATGATCAGGATCCTCCTCTGTCTGGAGAAGTCCATGAAGAGGACCAGAGAAAAGAAATGGACACCTTGGATGGAATTGAGGTAAATGGGCCCACAGAGTCAGAACTCGCTGACCTACAAACTGAAAACACTGAGGCAaaccatgatgatgatgataaagaACAGAGCAATGCAGAGTTAGTAATGTCGGTTGAAGACCATGAACCGGAAGGTCTTTCAGCCTCTGAACCAAGTCCAGGAGAAGAACTCCCAGCTGTGATGTTAGTTGAAGACCATGAACCAGAAGGTCTTTCAGCCTCTGAACCAAGTCCAGGAGAAGGACTCCCAGCTGGGATGTTAGCCGAAGACCTTGAACCAGAAGGTCTTTCAGCCTCTGAACCAGGTCCAGGAGAAGAGCTCCCAGCTGTGATGTTAGTTGAAGACCATGAACCAGAAGGTCTTTCAGCCTCTGAACCAAGTCCAGGAGAAGAACTCACAGCTGGGATGTTAGCCGAAGACCTTGAACCTGATGGTCTTTCAGCCTCTGGACCAAGTCCAGGAGAAGAACTCCCAGATGGGATGTTAGCCAAAGACCATGAACTGATGGGTCTTTCAGCCTCTGCATCCAGTCCTCTGGGAGAACTCCCAGCTGGGATGTTGGCTGAAGCTCACGAACCTGAAGGTCTTTCAGCTTCTGGACCAAGTCCAAGTGAAGAACTTCCAGCTGTGCTGTTAGCCGAAGAACATAAACAGGAAGGTCTTTTCGCCTCTGGATCCAGTCCTGTGGGAGAACTCCCAGCTGGGATGTCGTCTGAAGACCATGAACCGGAAGGTCTTTCAGCCTCCGGACCAAGTCCAGTGGGAGAGCTCCCAGCTATAATGTTAGTTGAAGACCATGAATCTGCAGGTATTTCAGTCTCTGGACCAACTCCAGTGGGAGAACTCCTAGCAGTTGTGCATGACAAAGACTCTATGGCAGAGAAAGATGCTGCTGAGGAGGAGATGGTAGAGGAGGCGGACAAAGCAACACCTGTTTTGTCCGCTTTGTCCGAGGACCAGGAGGAGCCTGAAGAGAATGGGCCTGTTGATATGGACACAGAGATAACCCACATCAATGAGACAGAGACTGTTGTAGAGGAGAAACCGCAGGACTACAAAGCCTTagcagagaaagaagaggaTAACCGGGAAGAAATTAAGACGGAAAAAGAAACAAGAAGGAGAACCAGGGGAAGCCTGAGAAAAGATAAAGCTGTTGAAGAAGAGAAACCTGTGAGGCAGGTTTTCAGCTCAAATAGCCAACCAGAGGAACAGCCTGTGCCAGAGACCCCCACTTCTCAGAGGAAAAAGAAAGCTCCTTCCACCCCAACACGGAGGACCACAAGAGCAAGGGCAGTAACCTTTATCTCTCCCCTCCCGGAGGAGccagaagagaaagaggagaatgGGAAAGTGGAGGAGGCAGAAACGAGCACTATGCTCCCTGCCTCGCCTAGTCGTACACCTCGAAAGAGTAAACCGAACAAAGAAACTAAAGTCCAGGCTAGCACACCTCGAAGAAGTACTCGCAAAGCTCAGCCAGAGCCTCCTAAAGAAGAGTTAGAAGAGGGGGACGTTGATGCAACGTCCAAGGTGTCTTCTCCAGCCAGACGGCGCATGACCCCGACAGCCACCACAAGGACCAGCCAAAGGACCCAAAACGAAGAGGAGGACCAAGAGGATGAGGTCACAGACGCAAAAGTTTCTCGACGAACAAGCTCCAAGACTCGCACGCCGGCCAAAAGCACTCCGAGGAAGTCCAGCAGAAAATTTTGTAGTAGTGAGGTGGTGTCAACACCATTAATGATcttggaagaagaggaggagcagtTGGAAGACGTTGTACCCCCTGTCAAAGGCAACTCCAGGAAAAGGACAGAATCATCAGAGACTCAGCCGGAAGAGAGCAAAATACCTTCCAGCCCCGGCAGGgcgactcggcagtccaaccgtATCACCCTTAACATTTATCCACAA AGtacaagaaagagagagaagagagaagagaccattacaaaaaatataaaagaaagtgGCGTTCTCCTCGAGCCTGAACATCACAGCAATGCTGGTAGCACCAACTCCCATCGACTAACTAGAAACAAACTCTGGGATCACGATGGGGAAGACCTTCCCTTACTGGACTCGCCGTTGGAGGTGGATTCTGAAACCCCTGTTGCAGACGCCCTCATCAGGAGACTTCAGGATGAGGAAGAGAAGCAGGAAG GAGCAGTAGTCGTCACAAAGATGCTAAGAACCAGTAAGAGGAGTTCGTCGTACGTGCGTCCTAAGTCGTCAGTGGAGCAGGTTAACTCGCTACTTCCTGTGAAGGACAGCCTGGTCCCCGAACCCGAAGAGGACGAGTCTAGTCCAGGAGAGCATTCATTCATCTATTCCCCCTCACGAAGAAGAACAAGAG CTAAAAGAGCGGAGTCTCCTGGCCCGAGCGAAGACTCTGCAGTGCCTGCCACTCGGAGCAGCAGAAGAGTTGTCAACGATGCCTCTGTTGCTCCACAT GATGAAATTGCTTCGGAAGATCTTGTGGAAGTGGAGAAAGCAGCAGGCATTTCTAAGACCAGAAAAGCAGGCAAACGAACAGCCAA GTCCAAAGCAGTTTTGGAGCCACCTCCCATAGCAGAGGTGGACCTGATCTCGCCTCTGCCTAGCCCAGCTGATCCGCGAGCACAGAAGAGAATTAAGGAGGGAGAGGCGCCGACCTCGAGCATGAACCTTCGACGCAAGCGCATAATGGACGCCGTTTTCACAAGACCTGTCACGCGGAGGAAGAAACTTTAA